In Candidatus Zixiibacteriota bacterium, one genomic interval encodes:
- a CDS encoding nitronate monooxygenase — translation MQHINFKNMPNLQIGDLNAKVPIIQGGMGVGISLSGLASAVANEGGIGVIAAAGIGTLEPDYYTNFEEANRRALQKEIKLAKEKTDGIIGVNIMMALTDWDYLWMTALDAGADIVFLGAGLPLKYPRELTEDMFKRSTAKIIPIVSSARAVKIIFQYWAKHYNHIPDAIVVEGPMAGGHLGFKKEQIDNPDYTLDKILLQVINEVGPYEKRFDKKIPVIAAGGIYTGADINKYIRLGANGVQMATRFVTTYECDAAIEFKEMYIECKKDDITIIDSPVGLPGRAINNKFLDEVSSGIRKPFGCPWKCLKTCEYKKAPYCIALALTNAKKGKLNKGFAFAGANAYRAEKIISIKELFENISKEYEEAIIEQNASLSH, via the coding sequence ATGCAGCATATAAATTTTAAGAATATGCCCAATTTGCAAATTGGGGATTTGAATGCTAAAGTACCGATAATCCAAGGCGGAATGGGGGTCGGTATTTCTTTGTCCGGCTTGGCCTCAGCTGTGGCTAATGAAGGCGGTATTGGAGTAATTGCCGCCGCCGGTATCGGCACCCTTGAGCCTGATTATTACACCAATTTTGAGGAGGCAAACAGGCGGGCTTTGCAAAAAGAGATCAAGTTAGCCAAGGAAAAGACTGATGGTATTATAGGCGTAAATATTATGATGGCCTTAACAGATTGGGATTATCTCTGGATGACCGCTTTGGATGCCGGAGCCGACATAGTGTTTTTAGGAGCAGGATTGCCCCTGAAATACCCAAGAGAGTTGACTGAAGACATGTTTAAGAGAAGTACAGCTAAAATAATTCCGATCGTATCATCGGCGAGGGCTGTTAAAATTATATTTCAATACTGGGCTAAGCACTACAATCATATTCCTGATGCCATAGTCGTTGAGGGGCCAATGGCCGGCGGACATCTCGGGTTTAAAAAGGAACAGATTGATAATCCCGATTATACATTGGATAAAATACTTTTACAGGTAATTAACGAAGTAGGCCCTTACGAAAAGAGATTTGATAAAAAGATTCCAGTTATCGCTGCCGGCGGTATTTATACGGGCGCTGATATTAATAAATATATCCGATTAGGAGCCAACGGCGTCCAAATGGCGACCCGGTTTGTTACAACCTATGAATGTGATGCCGCTATTGAGTTTAAGGAAATGTATATAGAATGTAAAAAAGATGATATTACCATAATCGATAGCCCTGTCGGATTACCCGGAAGAGCGATAAACAATAAATTTCTTGATGAAGTATCAAGCGGCATCAGGAAACCATTCGGCTGTCCCTGGAAATGTCTGAAAACATGTGAGTATAAAAAAGCCCCTTATTGTATTGCCTTGGCTTTAACTAATGCTAAGAAAGGTAAACTTAATAAGGGATTTGCTTTTGCCGGAGCTAATGCTTACCGGGCAGAAAAAATAATTTCCATTAAAGAACTTTTTGAAAATATATCAAAGGAATACGAGGAAGCTATAATTGAACAAAACGCTTCTTTGTCACACTAA
- a CDS encoding PadR family transcriptional regulator yields the protein MAFKANVEETLKLWNKEYKKGFFAYITLLMLKEKTMYGFEINNRFLEVTGNRISFQASAIYQILKKLSSKGFVKARWRKSDKGPNRKYYTITAAGDQLLRIFTESCVLPIHNGVSKMVDKYYSD from the coding sequence ATGGCTTTCAAGGCTAACGTGGAAGAGACATTGAAATTATGGAACAAGGAATACAAGAAAGGTTTCTTTGCCTATATCACGCTTCTTATGCTGAAAGAAAAAACAATGTACGGCTTTGAAATAAACAACAGGTTTTTGGAAGTTACCGGGAATCGTATCTCTTTTCAAGCAAGCGCCATATATCAGATTCTAAAAAAATTGAGCAGTAAGGGATTTGTTAAAGCTCGCTGGCGGAAATCCGACAAGGGACCAAACCGTAAATACTACACGATAACAGCGGCCGGCGACCAATTACTGAGAATTTTTACCGAGAGCTGTGTCTTGCCAATACATAACGGGGTTAGTAAAATGGTCGATAAGTATTATTCTGATTAA